Proteins from one Acidobacteriota bacterium genomic window:
- a CDS encoding efflux RND transporter permease subunit produces the protein MLNGLIRASLHHRLVVLIAAFLALLAGLYVALNLPVDVFPDLTAPTVTVLTEAHGMAPEEVESLVTFPIETTLNGATSVRRVRSVSGIGISVVWTEFEWGTDIYRARQIVSEKLQLVTNALPEDASSPVMAPISSIMGEILLIAVTGPSERLMEMRTLADWTLRRRLLALPGVAQVVPIGGQVREYQILLDPERMRHHGVTLEQALAAAESAGHNAPGGFYVESGREYLIRGIGRARDLEALAKTPLPASASNLSATAAQAPPLVLLEHIAEVKIGAKPRRGTASVNGEEAVILSVQKQPGADTLDLTRRIDEMLQDLNLPPGLEIERHIFRQSDFIQVAVRNVLEALRDGALLVVIILFLFLLSWRTTLISVLAIPLSLIVTVFVFRLLDVGINTMTLGGMAIAIGALVDDAIIDVENVFRRLRENQAKPGAERETALQVIYQASSEVRYPILFATFIVIIVFIPLFALGGLEGRMLRPLGLAYIVSISASLLVALTVTPALCAYLLPLSRLVREGRESWVIQKLESAYRPGLKLAMRRPWLVMILSALLVVVSLAFVPFLGTTFLPEFNEGTLTVTMATVPGTALPQSDQLGRRAEEILLAQPEVLSTARRTGRAELDEHAQEVYGAEIDVRISPSIEDHGAFLERVRNQLALIPGTQIAIGQPISHRIDHMLSGTQAAVAVKLFGPDLLTLRALAQRIEAVMEGVPGVVDLQVEPQAHVPQVQIRFDRQALRRHGVSLKAAQQAVDAGLGGHTVGRLLEDQRSLDLVVRFSDQVRSNTASIGSLRVTGAGGVSVPLAQLADVRRDSGPNRISREDVQRKIVIQCNIAGRDLGSAVQDIRQAVEENVGLPQDYHVVYGGQFESERQARQVLMMLSAAAITFIYLILYLAFRSLRLAALMMANLPLALIGGVAAVYAGGGILSVASMVGFITLLGIATRNGILLVSRYESLVAEGSTVEEAIRRGSVERLSPILMTALTAGLALIPLALSGHEPGNEIQSPLAIVILGGLLSATFLNMVVLPALCLRFYPERRRQRQESQFISRFQCS, from the coding sequence ATGCTGAACGGACTCATTCGAGCATCGCTGCACCACCGCTTGGTTGTGCTGATCGCTGCATTCCTGGCACTGTTGGCCGGACTCTATGTAGCCCTGAACCTTCCGGTCGATGTCTTTCCCGATTTGACCGCACCCACCGTCACCGTCCTCACCGAGGCCCACGGAATGGCCCCGGAGGAAGTGGAATCGCTGGTCACCTTTCCCATTGAGACGACCCTCAACGGGGCCACTTCGGTTCGCCGAGTGCGCTCGGTGTCGGGAATCGGCATCTCAGTGGTGTGGACCGAGTTCGAGTGGGGGACGGACATCTACCGGGCCCGCCAGATCGTCTCGGAGAAGCTTCAACTGGTCACCAATGCCCTGCCCGAGGACGCCTCTTCTCCGGTCATGGCGCCCATCTCCTCCATCATGGGCGAAATCCTGCTCATCGCTGTCACCGGGCCTTCCGAGCGCCTGATGGAAATGCGCACTTTGGCCGATTGGACCTTGCGCCGCCGCCTGCTGGCCCTGCCCGGAGTGGCCCAGGTGGTTCCCATCGGAGGCCAGGTCCGCGAGTACCAGATCCTGCTCGATCCCGAGCGTATGCGCCACCACGGAGTGACCCTTGAGCAGGCGCTGGCAGCAGCGGAAAGCGCCGGGCACAACGCTCCGGGAGGCTTTTACGTAGAGTCGGGCCGCGAATACCTGATCAGAGGCATCGGACGGGCCCGCGACCTGGAGGCGCTGGCCAAGACTCCCCTCCCGGCTTCAGCCTCAAACTTATCTGCTACCGCGGCCCAAGCCCCGCCCCTGGTCCTGCTGGAACATATCGCCGAGGTCAAGATCGGGGCCAAGCCGCGCCGGGGTACCGCTTCCGTCAACGGCGAGGAGGCGGTCATCCTCTCGGTGCAGAAGCAGCCGGGAGCCGACACCCTCGATTTGACCCGCCGCATCGACGAGATGCTGCAAGATCTGAACCTCCCTCCAGGACTGGAAATCGAGCGCCATATCTTCCGCCAGTCCGACTTCATCCAGGTAGCCGTCCGCAACGTCCTGGAGGCGCTGCGCGACGGAGCCCTGCTGGTGGTGATCATCCTCTTCCTCTTTCTGCTCAGTTGGCGGACGACCTTGATCTCGGTATTGGCCATCCCCCTGTCGCTCATCGTCACCGTCTTCGTCTTCCGCCTGCTGGACGTGGGCATCAACACCATGACCCTGGGAGGCATGGCCATCGCCATCGGGGCCCTGGTGGACGATGCCATCATCGACGTGGAGAACGTCTTTCGCCGGCTCAGGGAGAATCAGGCCAAGCCAGGGGCCGAGCGGGAAACGGCCCTCCAGGTAATCTACCAGGCCTCCAGCGAAGTCCGCTATCCCATCCTCTTCGCCACCTTCATCGTCATCATCGTCTTCATTCCCCTCTTTGCCCTGGGGGGATTGGAAGGCCGCATGCTGAGGCCGCTGGGTCTGGCCTACATCGTCTCGATTTCAGCCTCGCTGCTGGTGGCGCTGACCGTGACGCCAGCCCTTTGCGCCTACTTGCTGCCCCTCTCCAGGCTGGTCAGGGAAGGCCGCGAGAGCTGGGTTATCCAAAAGCTGGAATCCGCCTACCGGCCCGGGCTCAAGCTGGCCATGAGAAGGCCTTGGCTGGTGATGATTCTCTCGGCCTTGCTGGTCGTCGTTTCACTGGCCTTCGTACCCTTCTTGGGAACCACTTTCCTGCCCGAATTCAACGAGGGGACGCTGACCGTCACCATGGCCACCGTTCCTGGCACCGCCCTGCCGCAATCCGATCAACTGGGCCGCCGGGCCGAAGAGATCCTGCTGGCTCAGCCCGAAGTCCTCTCCACCGCCCGCCGCACGGGACGCGCCGAGCTCGACGAGCATGCCCAGGAAGTCTACGGAGCCGAGATCGACGTCCGCATCTCCCCTTCCATCGAGGATCACGGGGCTTTTCTGGAAAGGGTGCGCAATCAATTGGCTCTCATTCCAGGCACTCAGATCGCCATCGGCCAGCCCATCTCGCACCGCATCGACCACATGCTCTCGGGAACCCAGGCGGCCGTAGCGGTCAAACTCTTCGGGCCCGATCTGCTCACGTTGAGGGCCCTGGCTCAGCGCATCGAGGCGGTGATGGAAGGCGTGCCGGGAGTGGTGGACCTTCAAGTCGAACCCCAGGCCCACGTCCCCCAGGTTCAGATCCGATTCGACCGCCAGGCCCTGAGGCGTCACGGGGTTTCGCTGAAAGCCGCCCAGCAAGCCGTCGACGCCGGGCTGGGAGGGCACACGGTAGGGCGGCTGCTTGAAGATCAGCGCTCCCTCGATTTGGTGGTGCGCTTTTCCGATCAGGTTCGGAGCAACACCGCCTCCATCGGCTCGCTACGGGTAACGGGCGCCGGAGGAGTCTCAGTGCCGTTGGCCCAACTGGCGGACGTCCGCCGCGATTCGGGACCCAACCGCATCAGCCGGGAGGACGTCCAGCGCAAGATCGTCATCCAGTGCAACATCGCCGGACGCGACCTGGGAAGCGCCGTCCAGGACATCCGCCAGGCGGTGGAAGAGAACGTCGGCCTGCCCCAGGACTACCACGTCGTCTACGGAGGCCAATTCGAGAGCGAAAGGCAAGCCCGCCAGGTACTGATGATGCTCTCGGCCGCGGCCATCACCTTCATCTACCTGATCCTCTACCTGGCCTTCCGCAGCCTCCGCCTGGCCGCCCTGATGATGGCCAACCTTCCCCTGGCCCTGATCGGCGGAGTGGCGGCGGTTTACGCGGGGGGCGGAATCTTGAGCGTGGCCTCGATGGTGGGTTTCATCACCTTGCTGGGCATCGCCACCCGCAACGGCATCCTATTGGTGTCGCGCTACGAAAGCCTGGTGGCGGAAGGCTCGACCGTGGAAGAGGCCATCCGGCGCGGATCGGTGGAAAGGCTCAGCCCCATCCTCATGACGGCCCTCACCGCCGGGCTGGCCCTGATTCCCCTGGCCCTCTCGGGTCATGAACCGGGCAACGAGATCCAGTCGCCCTTGGCCATCGTCATCTTGGGCGGATTGCTCAGCGCAACCTTTCTCAACATGGTGGTGCTCCCCGCCCTCTGCCTGCGCTTCTACCCCGAGAGACGACGTCAGCGACAAGAGAGTCAATTTATCTCACGCTTTCAGTGTTCCTGA